The Myripristis murdjan chromosome 17, fMyrMur1.1, whole genome shotgun sequence DNA segment gaagaagaagaaaactgatTTTGGCATGGTAAATTAAATTCACGGCTTACATAGTTTTCACAGTGCTCTGCAGAGATTTGCATCAGTCTCTGTCCAATCTGAGCGTTATATTACTATGGTGATGTTGCCCACGTGTAGAATACTATACTTGCATTAAACTTGTTTCCAGTATTTAAGTTTGGACATGGGTGAGCCTGCAGCTAAATGGAGTTTCGTTATGCAACGTTTTGGAGCAGAAGACGTCAGCTCAGCTGTATATCCTATTAAATCTGATCAGTCAGCATGCagaatgtttattttgtaaacacAGTATGAGCATCCTTTATGTCACACTGACAAagtaaagtttttgcaattatGGACTACAGATATAAACTGAAGTCTACTAAGGAAATTCTAGACTTTGAAATGATATTGAAATAGGTGGGAGACTACTGGGTGAAGGCAAAGTGATACAGCAAAAGGCTTGTTAAATGTACTcaaacagtaaataataaaagtaaatgtGAACTGTCTAACTCACAGAGCCATAAACTGTACATTATTACGATCTGACTTTAAAATACTTCATTGTTGTTAGCTGACATGGATGGATGTTGAATCACTGATATGGTAAAAAGTGTGAGCCGCCTACTAAAAATTTATCTAAATTAATGGATAATCTAGGCCAGAGGCCCCCttctatacacacatacacacacatttattcctTTAATCAGCCTGCTCCTTTGTGTTGTGACCTGTAGGCCCCACGATCCATCAGCAGCACTGACTCACCATCCATAATCATGACCAGACAATTGGGGGTAGAAAAATATTACTTGCTTTTAGTAGTTCCACAAGCTAATGATTAATTGGACTtgaaaaggcaaaagaaaaaaagagggaaaacatggtttggatttttgcagtgcatctcTGAGAACACTTTAAAATACTAATGGCAGGAAATCAAAAATAATagacacaaaaataatccctctcaatcatcatcACTCatgaccctgccctctgcctggattcgCTTGTTTTGCTCGGggctcttctgggcgtcggcctttgggcagtgggtgtgtcgCCCCCCCAgccagtaacatcgcccagtgCCAGATCTGCAGTACAACATCCAAGAAAAATAGGAAATATAGCAAAGGCTAAAACGCCAGGCGGGCATAGTGTGTTCCAGTGAGTGAATCTGGGATTGGCAAGGATGGGGATGAGGAGTGATGTGGTGTtggtctgttttctgtcagacaGGTGACAGCCGGCAAATGTTTTTTCCTATGTTCTACATGTTTccagtgttttacattttgggcgTTTGTTTCATTCCTTCACCATCCTGGGAAACGAAAACGAATATGTTGTGTTACAAACCGCAACCAACAAATCCTACAAATTCTCCCTTTAATCACTGATTTCCAGTCatttatggcccttttccattagtatctactcggctcaactcggctcgactctactcgcctcgacacggtttaggtggttttccattacagttgagtagcacctcgccgtgggtggagtcgtcatagcaacgcggggcaccgtccagctccctctggattctttgggccgccacaaagcacagaaaagtctccacgtctttatttgaccgcggtagcggtgtgcttgccattttccgactttgacaacttcactgacgatcaatgtgcacggccgctgttgccgttttttttttgtttttttttaaatgtcgggttttgttttcgtgcgggagtcgctcttgtcactccctgtccaatcagttgcctgcacggcgtttacgtcacattttcagctcgactcagcgcgactcagctcgcttggaaccccggctgagtaggtgctaaaatgggacctgctagcaggtactaccacctaatggaaaagctcttaaaccgagtagagtcgagccgagtcgagctgagtcgagctgagtaggtactagtggaaaaggggcaatagtCTGATACTGAGCGTCCAATAGCTGTTTTCCATAAGAACAATGTGGAGCTATAATCTCACTTTACATGATCACTTGGTGAACGAatcttcttcaaacaagtgacaaTATCTTGACATAATATCCCTTCAGGGGTACAGTCAGTTCTTGAAACAACTTACAGTGCATTGTAAACGAGGAATTTTCTTACTCCACAGTCAGATTTTTTACACCTggttgaaaaaatgtttttagcaCCTAATACTGGACTAAACAGATAATTCTGCAGTTTTTACAAGCCTCTATTCTTACCGTCCTGCTGAAAGTCTGAATAGCTTACATGGCATATGCTACAGCACAAATACTAACAGCACATGTGGTCATACTCCTGAACTTTGGAGTTGAGCTTTGTTAAATGTGTGAcagcattttgctgtttttgttctcaATGAAGATTTTCATCCATAGAAAATATGAGATGCTGATCTGCCATGTTGGACTGGGGTCTGGTTGTGATTTTGAGCCTAATGTGTCCATTGATAGAACGGCATACATTTGGTTCATTTTAGAGAGCAGCCTGAAATCCTAAATCAATCTCCTGCCATGACAGATGACTTACACGATGCAGCCATAACTGTGCCCAGTTTGCACGTGCAAAATGTCATGTAAGATCCATGTCCTCTGTTTATATTTAACACCCGATAAGGCAGTTTATTCAAATTACACCTTTTTGTGTTAACGTaactatgatgatgatgataatgagaagaagaagacgaaaaAGAAtctttatttacatagcacttttcaaaagaAATATTACAAAGGGTTTcacaaggaaataaaaacagcagattAAATAAAGATAGGGACAAaattggacaaaatcaaataaaaccaatacaataaaatccagttaaaaataggtaaaaacaaatatgtgcacaaatgaatacatatcttcacagagacagaaatatgtgtTGATGCATGACTTGTTGCATTTGATTTCTAGTTGGAAAATACATTAGACGGCAATGGAAATGCAAGTTCTATCAGTAAAGGAGCCCTCTAGTCCAAGAATACATGTTAATCTCTCTCTTCAGCACATGTtaagcactgttttttttttttttttttccaaaacatacAGTCACGACCCAGAATGTTTGTGACAGCATGCAGTATACCATTTCAAATGGAGATCATGGATTTTCCACACAGTggagcaaaatataaaatgttccTGCTTGAGCTGAATTAAAAAAGAGACGACATTTTTTATCAACACCACAATACATTGTTCACACATAATACCTTTTTTCATTATGCTGATCGTTAGTTAGAGCTGGAGCTGGGTAAAATGTCTTTGGTGCATATAAACCTGCAATGTGTGAAATGAAATCCTCAAGGGCAGAAGCATAGGATTAAACATGTTACTGATGAACATGGTAAAACCTCAGAGGGATCAGCATTAAATCCTTCATCCCAAGAACAAAGAGGTCAGGCGTCATGAGCGAGACTGTCTCCTGCTCATCTCAGAGAACAAGTACTTCGTCATGTTCCCTAAGCGgacagttttttgttgttgttgtcgatGCATCCCGTGCAGTGAACATATATTTCCACATATGAAGTGTTTTGGCTGGCGTGCCGAGCCCATGTGTTTCTACAGAGAAAGATTGAGACCTCAAAGCCACTGTGAGATGTGAGGATGGAGGATGAAAGGCAAGTTCCTGAGTGTAAGTCTCGGCGACCCACGTGATTTCCTTCTCTTCAGCTGTCAAGAAATAACCGGTGTGAGCTTTTGTTGTCTCCTTTGCTTCTctgtctcccacacacacacaagcaacaacttccatttcttttgttttcagtggatTTTTTATAGAGTTTGGGTTTCtcttgtggtggtggtgggtttAAAGGTTATGGAGACAAATGAGGCGCTCTAGTAatcaggaagaagaaaaaaaaatcacgtcaGCAGGCATGTGGCTCATTAAACAATGTCAATGTAAAAGTCACTGGTGCTAAGAATCACAGTTTcttccaagaaaaaaatggattttcttCACATTTATACTCataagtatttaaaaaaaaaaaaaaaaaaaaaaaaaaaaatcatacaataaGAATAGTACCTCGCAGATCCCTCAGATTCTACCTCACATCATATTAAACAGGTCCCTCTCTCCTGATTAGTCATAAGCATCTCATTTCATAGTCCCTATTAATCAGTTAGGTGATGCCGTGATATTTTCAGATAACAATTATTTCCATTTTCTAGAAAATGGAAATCTGATTTTAATTCCTATGAAATttcttttgcatgttttttttttcctttttaagtatttgaaacatgttttatatctAAGTGTcataataaaatattcataaaaggcaagaattgttttttaattggaGAGTCTTTGTTCTTTAAGTATGTAAGAAATCTGTTACAGTTAGTGTTAGTGGATAAAGTAAGGTGTAAGAGTGTGTATTTTGAATTATGGAGAACATGAAGTCAGTTTCCATGTGACATTTACACGAGTAACATTTTATCTACAGGCTACAAGACAATAAATTTGCATGAGAATAGAAATACATAAGCTACCTTtaagatttacaaaaaaaaaaaaaaaaaaaaaaaaaaaaaaaaaaaaagggcacttAAAAGACTTAAGAAGCAACTGGCAGTTCATTAGGTACAGTGTTTGGTGCCTTAGTGGGTCCAACTGTAAATACAGCTTTTGTCTTATGGTAGCATTTTTATATCTTGCATTTTTTATATCTGGTAGAACAAAGACTACAACACTGACAGTTTGGAGAATGCAACGTGACAAATTTGTGACGTGCATGGTGTCATACTGTACGCTTTCAGTTTAGATTTAAAATAATGAGGGGAGCTTCAATCAGCATAACAGAAATGAGAAGtccttacatttattttttccccacacaagtaaataaataaggtaaTAACAGATTTGAAAGTGATACACCCATGGTCAGGTTGGAGGAGCttgaaaaaaaagactgatatTGGGTACAGAAAGTTTCCAGGTAGCcatggaaaacataaaaacctgTCATAGTTTAGTTCTTAAGGGAAAGGGGCCTGTGTCCATAACCACCATAACTACCTACACTGGTGTGACATTGTATTTAGACACAATAAGCACCAAGCCCACAAGATGACATGAAacactgtgtttttgcatttccaGTCAATGTAACCCCCACTGCTATAAAATGGGCTGCTCAGCGATTCAGAAGTCAAACTGTGCTAGCAAAGCACAGCTATGTCACATGATGTGTAGCTCCCTACCTTCATACAGAAATGGATTTCCATTACACTTTAGATGCCAACTGATGTCCTTTACTTCAAGTCAGAGCCACTAACTCTTTGTGTAACTCGCCATAGACCGTCATCATAAATCCCTCACTCCCTGAGTAAAATGGTAGTGGATTTTGCTACAAATCTACAGCATTCAGCCTCCACACAGTGTACCCAACCCTGGCTTTATATAGCTTTTCTGATAAGCCTTAACTTTTGGCTCAGTGTATATCGGCTTCTACCTTTCACCTTAACTCAATCATTGGGCTCTTCAAAGTAAAGACCAACACTGGATCTGCTTTTAGGCTAGATCTGGTTTTAGGAGCTGGAAGTTGCAGGTCACTGTGTGCCATATTCCCCAGTCCCCTGCCCCTCTCCGTTGATAAAACATACTCCTGCTCAAGAATTATGCTTTCCTTATTTGTTCACCTTTATGAATGCAGCTGATCTGATGCATTAGGTATTCTCTCCTGATGGTACGCAGAGAATCAGTATCCATTCATTTAATCTCAAGTGCCACTGCTTTGGAAATGAAGGGGACTGAAAGGTACAGTTTGTGAAGAGATTCACTGAGGCAGAAGAATTCATAGCCTGCATTGTTTGTGTGCCTCATAAGTGCACGCAGTCTGGTTCATTATGGTTTCACACCTTTCCTCAAGAGGTATTTCTACATGGCCAAGTCATCAGGTGGATATAAGTAGATTTACAAGCCTCTCTGTACCAACACACCTTTTTAAAAGGGGTTTTCTTATCACCTCAACCACCGCTACACCACTGAGGTTGGTTACTGTTCCTTGCACACTTGTAACTGTCCACTTGCAGTGCAGTCTGCTTCAAGACCAAGTGGCCCTGTGGACCTCTGGCCTTCTGGTCTCATTATACAGGAGAAACATCTCAGCAGCCTATGAGGGACTTTCCACTTTCACGTTGGTGACAGTAGCCATGAAACACCTCTGGAATAGGCGTTCAGGGTCTGCCGGCTGGTTGTCGCAGTCTAGCTTCCTGCTCATGAAGTGTTTTCTGAATCCTTGCGGACCGGTGGCATGGGTCATTCCTGCGTGGCTGGGCCCCTCACTGGGATCTGGTGCTGGACAGgagacacacgtacacaaaaGACATGTGGGTAACATATCAACAGAGTTGAAATCCAAATACACTTAATGGCAGAGATTTTCTCAGATCTCAAGTCTGTCAAGAGAGAAACTGCTATCCCTGGCCATTACGCACTTAAGGCAGTACCATCATCGAGTCCTGGCTGACTCCTCAACCAACCTGGTGCTCTGAGCGGCAGGCCGTTGTCAAGACGACTGGGCTTAGTCGCAATGAAAAGGTAGCAGagtacacacacagtgatgaggaacgccaggagaaccaCCGCTGCAATGGACAGACCGACCAGAGCGCCAATACTGAGGAAAGAGGGTGGGAGGAGTGGTTGAGACAAtaagaaaagacaagaagatgtgaaggaaggaaaagagaagtgTGGAGTATGAAGATCAAAtcatggagagaaaaaggaagagagtgGGGGAAAGGCACTGAGACAGTGATTGACTGCACTTAACATAAGACACTGTGCACAGATAAAGAGGAATCACAGACGAAAAGGGATACAGGGAAACATCACAGGGTTTCAGacagttatcttttttttttcatattcttctgTGATGCCCAGGTAAAATTTACATGGTAATACAGCTCAAAATATCTCCCTCAGGCAAAAAGTTGATGCATCACTCTTAGGTAAGCCTGCTTCCTATCAATTATATTGTCACAATTTATTCACCAAAAACACTTgcgtttttcttgttttaaggTGGAAGATCTGTAGTCAAAAGGGCACCCATGCAGTAATAAGCTGGGGAACCAAAACCATCCCTAAAAACCAATGaatgaggcagagagaaagggagagagacattttCTGTCATGGTTGAGCCACTGGGGAGTAATATCTAACAAGTGGATCGTTAGAGGTTCAAAACAGGTGCTTTTACACAAATTACTGGatagtgaaaataaataaattcctaaaataacaacaatcagCAGCAATCTTAAGAAATTCATGTGAAATAAAGTTAATCTGTTGATCACGATTGGATTTAATTAGTTATCTAGGCTTTGTAAAGTTATGTATAACTATAATAGTATATCGCTAACGATATTTTAGGAATTTCACATGTCACAAATTgagaaataaatttaaataaccTCCAGTAATGAAAACAGGTGTGTTCATTCCAAATTAAGTGCCATGAACACGACTCACCTCAGCCACCACATATATCCATATTCATACGGGAAAAAACTGTTAGGATCATCACAGCAATATTTGATATCGTTAAATCCGCAGCAGAAGACAGCGCCAGCATCATTTCCAGGTTTCGGGCAGGAGAAGCCGTCCACAAACACGCTGTCTGCGCTGTAGTAGCTGCTGCATTCAGCGCTCATGCTGCAGCGATGAGCACACTCAcgggggtgaaaaaaaaaatagcagaaacGATCCCTCAAGCGTAGATCAAAGTGTTGGGAGTGGTGACTCTGCCTGTAGCATCAGTTTGAGAAGTGCGTTAAGCAATTAGAGCAATATCGCTGCCCTGTGGCTCCTCACCTGCTGTTGGTGCCCCAGCGAAGaaaacttttattctgaagaaaACTGACCgtctccgctctctctctctctctctctctctctctctctctctctctctctctctctctctctctcactctctcactcactcacacacacacaatatatattcTCCAGTGCTTGCTAtaagaccctttttttttttattaatcattataatttatttattcctttattctcttgtttattcattttttctttagcCACGTGTCACATTGAATTGTTTTGCAATTTTCCCTTCCCTCTTTTGTCTAGTCAAAGTTGTCAAAATAGTGCAATAGCGTACTAGTGTGTTTTACATTCATGATTCAGGTTCAATTCCAGGATGAGATCCATTTGCATGGAAGCTCTGCCCTGACCACATAACAACAAAGTCCCAACTGGTCACTGTTGGGGGCATCACGTGGCACATTTAGTCCTGTGCACTGACACCAGGTGCCAGTGAGGGAAGTGCTTCCCCCTCATCCAAATATCATAGGCCCTTCTTTGATGTACAAAAACCAGCTCTCTCCTGGGCAAAGTGGAGGGCTGGCTCTGGTCCTGTAGCTGCCGTGCCCGTCCTGCCTCCACAGGGGCATCTGGGCAGTGTGGAGACCTCCCATAAGTCACTTCTAAAGGGCTCTGAAGTTCTCAGCCTAACCTAAGGACTGCTAGGCTACTGCAAGTGGAAGACAGAGGGCACTTTAAAGTGGcaacctctgtctctgtctcttgaCTTGGTAGTGTATCGACCTTGTGAAGTAATTAATGGCCCTTGGCATGTAGCTGCTGGCTATTAATTACTCTGTCCATGGGTGTCCTCACTCCTCATTGCTTTAGGACCCCTTCCAGGTGGTTCTGGGATCACAGCAACAAAAGCCTCACCTGCAAGACCTAACGTGGAGATCTGACATGGAGAGCAGCAAATGCAAACTGGAAAACtgcaaaaggagaaagagatgacacacagcacacacagtgtCCCCAGTAGATGATTCATTCAATCTCAGTGATTCCACAATGCCAGGAAGGTTGTACTCACCCAGCAATGTGTCCACAGCCTTTTCACTGTAACACTCAGGGGCCAGCCATAAATCAAGGACAGTAAGTTCTTGCGCCATCCATCCTAAATGTGGCCCAGCTAGCCACACCTGTTGGCCTGTTGTCTCCCATCTCAATCTGGTAATAAAAGCTTCTATGGCCAGGACCAGGTGTGCATAAATAAGTGACCAGGAGTGAACCCTTAAATATTCAAATAGTGGCCTTTTGCTACTGCTTGTACCCCCAATGTCTGTCTTGGCTGTCTTGAGCATTAAACAAGTTGCAGTCTCACTTCTGCAGGAGCTGCTTCCTGCTTAAATACCTGGAGATTAGGGATGGGAAGGTTAAGCAATTCATATCGATACACTGACATGCATGGGCATGATGCAATTGCATCAATAGAGCAGCCGTGAACAGATACAGTTTTGGGATGAAATCAAGATGCATCAtcttttgtgtctttgcatAAAATCCGGTCCATTCAATTATTAGATGTTCCAtggctttatttaaaaacatgtcCAATAATTTGACACTATGGACTATTTCTCCTGCATTACATTATGTTAGTGGAAGCAGTCTGATGCTGGGCAGCATGGGTTATAGGCGTGTCACAACAAACTCATATGCGTTGAGGATGGCTGAGGTggaacaaatacacacagcagtGAACTACAAATCAAATTTTTGGAAACATTACAGATTTTGCAAGAGAGACGAACAACCTGGCAAATCTAATGCAATTTGCAAAATGTGCCGTGCAGTAAAGTACACAGGCCACACAACTAACCTTGTTACACAGTTGAGACGGTGACATGGTATGAACACACTGGCGTCATCTTCTGATTTATCTTGGGCTAATAGTCCCAAGAGTGGTGAGCAAAGTATTGCAACTTTTTTAAATGGGcccctggctaacagctgcactTGTTCAAAGACAATCCAGCCTTACAGTGTTGCAGAGAACGAGGACTTCCTCCATGTCTTGGAGCCCAGGTATAAAATACCACTCTCTCTGACTCTGGTGTAAATGTGTACTGTCCATCAACTAAGACAAGACAAAGAACACTTACGCATGACCTGTGAAAGGCCAGTTTGAAACTCATTGAATTACATAGCATCATTCCTTTGCATTGTCATATTACATCGAATCATATCAAATCACATTGTGTTGAATCAAAAGATTAAATCACACTTCATCGCAATTGGGGGGTGAATTGTCTTGTATCGCATGAGTAGCTGCTGCTTATGTATCTTCAATGTATCGGATCGAAGGATAAGACCCTCCTATTTCAGGGTTTTTAGCCCTTACAGTGTCACCTCCCAGTGTTAGGAGTACACTCAAAGCTTTTCCTCTGTTATTTATACAGCAACTGCAGCACCCAGCCACTTTATTGTGCCATGTTTGCTTTGAAGTGCTATTCACTTTTGAGCACTATTATTAGCAAAtgaggctcttttttttttttttttttttttttttttggttctccAGCATTACACAGTTCCCACCTTCTGAAACATGTTCATGCTGTATTGAACACAGCTACCTGTCAGTGTGAGCAGGAAagacaaataagacaaatcaaAGACAAATAAGATGTGCCAAATGTGATAATGTTAGCATATTCACTTCACATATTCACGCAATGGTGTCCTTTGTGGTAATTCctaacaaatgaaatgaagttgAAAGATTGTCACAGGAGGTCTAAAGGTTTCTTTGTAATGAGCCTTTTATATGAATTTCAGGTAACCAAAATGTCACATCCTGGGTCTCACAATAAAAGATGAAGATTTAATGTGCCGTCTTTCAAATGTCATCTGCAGTGTCCATTTCTTTTGTGTAGAATCATCAGCCTAGCCCATCTCTAGGTTTTATATCAAGACTATTCTGGAAATACACACTACTCTCCATTTACAGCAGTGAGTCAAACCAGATTtttaggtgtaaaaaaaaaaaaaaaaaaagcattagtGCCTTAAAAAACACCCCcaaaagctgtgtttttgggGATGCTTCTTTCTTAGAGCAAAACCTTTTGAAGTTAAAAGCAGATTACATATTAattcacacagagagaaagaaataggaATAGACTGgtaagaagagagagggagaatagaGCTTCAGGTCCCTGGCAGACAGCCCCATAGGACCTCCTCTTAAGAAGCTGAGCTCTGTGGTTGACTGGATGAGCAGCAGCATTAGCTTTTAATGAGTAATGGAACAGTTACCCCAAATGAATATTTCAGAAGAGAGCAGTTACAGACAGAGAAATTACCAGTGGGACAGGCTCAATTGGCAAGGATCTTTTCATTGTTTGATTACAAAACCTTTGGGGTAAaggtatttttaaatgttttttgcttCATTAGAGACAGCGGAGACTCACATCAGTGATGCGCAAAGGCAATACAGTCAAATGATACAGCCTGGGCCAAACACTGTGTTTGTCTTCCATTCTATAGACATTACCTGTGGTGCACTATACACAATTTTGCATGTCAAAAAGTGAGTCACCTGTGGTGCACTATACACAATTTTGCATGTCAAAAAGCGAGTTACCTGTGGTGCACTATACACAATTTTGCATGTCAAAAAGTGAGtggtttgcaaaaaaaaaaagaaagacaaataaaaagagaCATTGGAGGAATACTTGCTTGACGGCTATAAAGAGCAGACAAGGTGAGGACAAAAAGAGCACAGCCAATGTTTCTTTTAGTCAAATAGCCTACTGACTGTGCCATTTCCATTTCTCATGTCTCAATTTATGCTATCATttaatttgtatgtgtgtaattaCATGAGAAATATGTTCACGCTTCGGCAATTCTGGATAGCAAATGCCATGCCAGGCCAATAAAGCTTATTGAATCGAATTGAATAGAGAGATTAGAGACAATCTATctgaatataaggaataaatgccagaagagacatttaaacagtgaattaaaaagttactatatataaagtaaccttgaattaaaaggttactgtataacagtgaattaaaaggttactatatatatagtaaccttttaattcactgtaaatatttgttctggcatttattccttatattccttattagcgcatatcaaatcagataatgtgtgatatgcatgtgtaaacagaataattcaaagaacttgtaattgactttttttcttgtctttgtgtgtgtaatcatcttgtgaatttttatagtgatatctgaaagtaaaattttgaacccctttccccgtgtgttaaaaacagtgttttttggtaatatgtggccataaataggtgattttcaaaactttccaccaatgggatttcttgggacttttttcccctcactcaggacatactgaggatacaaaatcagttgagtttgtttctcttgcaatttgtcctaggttttttcataaaatgactggactaatcaGTCAAGAATTGGGGAGTTGTGATTTGAACTCGGGACAGACGTCGTGCCTCCATAAACAGACAGGCATCAGGGGAAGT contains these protein-coding regions:
- the LOC115375451 gene encoding protein shisa-like-2A; translated protein: MSAECSSYYSADSVFVDGFSCPKPGNDAGAVFCCGFNDIKYCCDDPNSFFPYEYGYMWWLSIGALVGLSIAAVVLLAFLITVCVLCYLFIATKPSRLDNGLPLRAPAPDPSEGPSHAGMTHATGPQGFRKHFMSRKLDCDNQPADPERLFQRCFMATVTNVKVESPS